CCACAATACTAGCGTTCAACACGTGGTTGGTCATGCCCTTCTTGAGCAACGAAATCCGGCGTGTCTTGCAAATAATCACGTCAGCGATCTGGGCCCAGCAACAAGCCACGAAGTAAGCCGTCTGCGCACGTTTCtctattttttttctgtcatCAAAATGCCAAACTCGGCCGAGCGTATCTTCCACGGTACCGTCCTTCTGTTCCCAATTGTTGCGAATGAAGAACAGGGTCGACGGGAAAAATCCGCTCTCGGCGAACACTATGAAATAACTGAATATGCCGGCAAAAAATTGGATCAGTCCGATCTGGAAATAAGCCATATATAACAAGTATTTGTTGACTAGGTGATCGGAAAGTTTTCGCGGTGGTATGGACATGATGTCTTCCTCGGAAGTCTCGTAAGCCAGGCTGATGGCGGGGAGCAGGTCCGTACCCACATTGATGACCAGGATAAGCATCAGCGTTAACGGCAACGGTATCCCCAGGATGGCATACAGAACAAACGGCAGCATTTCTGGCGTATTCGACGTGAGCGTGTAAGCGATAGTCTTCTTCAAATTATCGAATATTCTCCTCCCCTCTTGCACGCCCAGCACAATGGATGAGAAATTATCATCCAAAAGTATCATGTCTGCGGCTTTTTTGGATACTTCAGTGCCGGTAATCCCCATCGCTATGCCGATATCGGCCTTTTTCAGCGCCGGCGAGTCATTGACGCCATCACCGGTCACCGCTACGCAGTATTTCAGCATTTGGAAGGCTTCAACTATCATCAGCTTCTGCTGGGGACTGGTGCGGGCGAACGTGATCTCTTCATatcttgttaaagtattcttgaGCTCCGATTCCCCCATTTTCCTGAGGTCGTCGCCGGTGATGACGGCGGCGGTGAACAGCTTGCGCACGTGCGGCGGCACGTCCGCCACCTCGATGTGGTGGTCGAACGCGTAGTCGTAGGCGGTGGGCTGCGTGATGGTGCCGCACTTGCGCGAGATGGCCAGCGCCGTCACGGGGTGGTCCCCCGTCACCATCACCACCCTGATCCCCGCCTGCCGGCATATATTTATGTACAGGTCGATATCCTCCCTCGGGGGATCTATCATTGATATCGCACCGATGAATGTCAAATTCTCGAGAGGAAAGTTACGCTGCTCGGTATCGAATATATAATCGGGAGGATATTGTGACATTGGCAGCAGTGTGTCGCAGTAGCCTATGACGCGCTCGCCCATGTTGGCAAGTTTTATAAAGTTGACTTTCAGATCCCTCTTGAGCTGCACTGTGAGCGGCACCCGCCCGTCGTCGGTCGCTATTTCCGCGCAGCGCTCCAGAATTATTTCGGGGGCACCTTTCATGATCAAAATAAAGTAAGCCTGACGCGGGTGCCCGGGCACTTCGAGTAGTCGATGAATGGTCACTTGATATTTCCAAGCCGAGCTGAACGGTATTTCAGCGACTTTCGGGTTTTCCCGCTGCGTTTGGGTCGCCGAGCGGGCATCCTCCATGTATCGCAGTATCGCACATTCCGAAGCGTCTCCGATAATCTTCCTCTTTGCAATCGGTAACATGCGGGTCTCGTGAGCAAACTGAGCTCTAAGATTAAGTGATGCATCCAAACATAATTCTGAGTAGGTAGGGTCAGACACGTGAGTGTGATCCGTTTTTTCGTATATATGAAAGTTGCAGAACAGATGAGATACACTCATTCGGTTTTCGGTTAACGTTCCCGTCTTGTCAGAGCATATGACGGAGGTCGAGCCCAAAGTTTCTACAGCTTGCAGACTCTTGGCGaggcaattttttttctttaactgCTTGGCGGATAACGTCATGCAGACTGTCAGAGTGACGATGAGTCCTTCTGGTACGTTTGCCAGGATTATCCCGAGCATGTACTGCAGAGCACTGAGCCAATTCCTCTGCGCCAAATACACCATGATGAAGAAGATAATTCCAAAACCAAACGCGACTATGCATATTATTTTGATGAAACGAGTGATCTCTTTAGCGATGGGGGTTTCGACTTTCTCTAGGCCGGTGACGATGCCGGCAATTTTTCCTATTTGCGTATTTTCTCCGGTGTCGACGACCATGGCCCTCGCGCTACCTTCCACAATAGGACAAGTGAAGAAAGCCATGTTTTTCGATTCGAGGGGGTTGACGTTGGTGAACTCGGTGCGGTGGACGACCGGCTTGGACTCCCCGGTCATGGAGGACATGTCCGTGGAGAAGTTGGTGCAGGACAAAATGCGCACGTCGGCCGGGACCGTCTCCCCCGCCTTCATCTCGACGATGTCACCGATCACTATATTACTgttaggtattatttttataactccGTCCCTAACGACTGTAGCGTTCGGTGGGATGAGGTTTTCGAATCCGCTCATGGTGGCCACGTTTTGGGCTTCTACGTAGAATCCGAACGTGCCAGTTCCTATGATGGTGACCGTGATGACGATGCCGAGGTAGAGGTATTCGTACTTGTTGTGTCCGCCGCCGTGGCCCGAGTCGATGAGGTCGGCGGTGCCGAACGCGATGAAGTTGAGGATGGCGCCGGCCCAGAGCACGCACTGGAACCAGCCGAAGAAGTTGTGGCGGAAGATCTTCCAGTAGCTGGTCCCGTGGAGGTCCTTGAGGGCGTTGGGCCCGTGCAGCTGCAGGAGCTCAGCCGCTTTGCCCTCGGAGAGCCCATCCTTGAAAAGAAAGTCAAAAAgggcattttattttatatttattttatttcgacGAGACTGGCTGAAATCTGCAGCAGTATACTAGGTGTTCGCGGAACTGATCGAATCAGAAACACGGAACTGCGTTCCAGAACTCGAGTTATTGATGTAGGTGTCAAGaccgctaagcttaagtgggactAGGCGGGACATGTCTGCCGCACGCACCTtgaaaggtgggccaaaatggttaccgagtgggacccacggaataCCATCGATGGCACAGGCCGGGGTTCAGACACACCAAAacatggcgggacgacttggacccATTTTATCCGGACGAAAGTACAAACGATAGGGTTGAGTGGCGGAAAGGAGGggactttgcccagcagtgggacactaggctattgtcatcatcatcataccttAATGCTGGTACAGTAGAGGGCCTCCAGCTGCTGTGGTGACAGACAGTGGTCCCCGTGGTGGGTCTCCTCGAGTGCGTGCGCCATCTCAGTGCCGTGCTGCACCGACGTCACACTGCTTCGCTTCGCTCTCCTAGTGTCCGGCATTTTGGACCAAATTCACAGTTCTTGCTTAAAAACCCACTGCAATAACACTGCAACTGGTTATCTGACAATGAACTTGACACAAAGAACATATCTGACGTtatatttttatagttttctAGAAATGTTATGTCCGTGTCATAGTGATAGAGGTTTTAATAAAGACTATATGAGTAATTGTTATTTCTGCAACATGAGcgagtaataattatttatttctgcaaaatagttagagtcggaccaagaaaagtctgcagcggatttggtagcccatgcagtgcaagtgttatttatacgtcataatttcatagaagtttgacgtttaaaataacacttgcactgcatgggctaccaaatccgctgcagacttttcttggtcactCTAtgttggtattccacctgtccaatttcttggtccaatgtgcattgcatcTCACtttctcactaagcaaaatatGAGACGCAAATATACATTGGACAggtagaataccacccttatTTACGATATTACggtacaagtgcggaaaagtagaaatttaaattgttttacagGCGGGGGTGGGGGCAAGTCATTGTTTAACCCCTTGTGCTAATATATTGATAGCACATAAAAGAAAgatgagcgtagcgagtggttcgaattgaggaatcttgagcgttgcgaaggTTTCAAGACACATATTTAAATGAAGGACAAGCAAACTTTGCTAGCGAGTGAAACAACATTCTTCGTCAAaccaacgcgaggaaaatactCACTCGAAAGTCTATTTCTCACTCTACTAGCCAACATGAGGAAGCAACTCAAAAAGATTGCATCAGActactttgccactcttgtggataaaattcaactttctcatcagttttagAAGAATAAAGACAACCTTTACGAGCTGAAACCACCCTGCACCCGTTGGAAAATAAGTTTTCTAAGAAATAAAACACGAAGGTATAAGTCTaaaaacattttattgcaaaaaataCCATTTTTACGATTACGGTGATTTTTACATAGTTACaaacatacacacatacatacatacatacatacatagacacacatacatacatacatacatacatacatacgtacatagagttagaccgtaaaaagtctgcagcgattttgatagcccacgcagtgcaagtgtcattttaaaccttagaggatataaccaacggagacgccatgtctattaTTTTCGGTACgtaatagtctgccgttttttgcgggggaggggcacatcaaatgtataggtacgtcatgtcagataaacgtcagtccatacattggttgacatgaggttgaccaattgaccattggccgcctattttcgacagaggggaacgcctgttaatgaccactccgtttggttatattctctaagttttaaacgtcaaacttctatgaaattattatgtataagagcacttacactgcgtgggctatcaaatccgctgcagacttttattggtgcgactatataaaCTGGACTTGTTATACTCTGAGAATCATTCGGGTCGGTTCGCGTGcgcatgaaatatttttttgacattttttgCTACGtatctatagtccgtttttttagcattagaaagaacttcgcagaagtaagcttgtggttccaaatccggcacttttagcggtaataatttgaagtaaattatatgtattgaccatatgctacattagataattcaataattattaacaattaaagagcctgataaaaactgcacgcttgcttctgtggagttctttctaatgctaaaaaaaacggactatagttggGTTCATTCGCAAACCTGGCACAAAATAAACATTCAAGTTATCCAATCAATTCATTTGTACAGCTCCCAGGGttcgaaattatttatttgtttcactcgggggcaaagttcttgtttaaccgctcgtgctaatattgacacccgagcaagcgaaagattccaaaattgaaccacgagcgttgCGAGTGGTTCGAGAAGCGagaagtggaatcttgagcattgcgagagtttcaaagcacgagggttaaacaaaatttgcccccgagtgaaacacaaaacttTCCACCACACTtgaccacaccaacccgaagcaaatattaaatgtaaaatatcaaacaaaatcaaaccaaatcaaatccaaataaatgttgttaaatatttatcatcctttaaaagtcaattctaccagcaaacataagaaaacaactcaaaatttgcatttgtttactttgcctcacatgtgaataaaatgcaactttgctatcagtttttgaagtgcaaagtaagcctttccgagctggtatGGTGAAAAGATAATTATAGAATTGATAAGTAAAGTAAGGACGTTTAGCACGAAGAATTacgtacattgacccgcctgttcctatctctaaCGCACGCGCATCATTATATAGCTGTCCCGGTCGCAGGGACATTAACCGCCGTCGTCatgggcgggacagcaatacCTGTCATTACGCGCGTGCGATAGGTTGGAAGTATTGGAACAGGCGGGTCGATGTACTAAATTCCTTGTGCTACGCGTCCtttctttaattattttgaaaataacctCCCATTTCTATATAAATGTAATTCTTTATGAAGCAAATAGGTATTTCAAAGTCACATGAACCAGCCGCAAAAAGTCGCTTTCATACAATCGAAGACAcactctcattttaaaatgaattttCTTCGTATAACATTTTAGCAAAAAATCTAATACTTATCAGACACAGATAAGATTACGTATATATTTATACCAAATGTTAATGCCATGTTTCACGTAATTTAAATATGACGTTTTAAAATGAAAGCATAACTTTGATTGTATGGGAGCGACTTTTTGATGGTGGGTTTGACtttaacattttaatataaaatttcctaATTTCAAATGATTTCTGCCAGGCTCCTACGTTCCAAGATTTGTTTACCTTATTCTTATTAATATTaacttataatttattaacaataaaatacattcaggttcatcttaaaactaaaactgcttacatacataggtactttatttcATCGTAAATGAGGAGCTTATTCAGCTTATATTCAAAACCTGATTTGTCACAGATTAGAATATGTATAGAAAATTCATAATAGTACCATAAAACATTTCGTTactgcataattattattttgatttagTATATCAGTATCATAAccatacatcggggttttcggtgcgggaatgatttcgtgtatttataactttgtttattgtaaaataattaccaaactatgaattaaacGTAGGTAGTGAGGTCCAAATGTGCCtagaaatgttaaattagtaccgttttttatagtttttacctgttatttggctagtgtaaaacattcccgcaccgaaaaccccgatgtatgaTCATAACCAAAAAGAGGTTTGTCCACAAGAATTTCTCATGCAAGAAGTGATTTGTCACTTCAACCAATCGCTAACAGTCTATTGCCGCTATTCTTCCTAAGGAGAGCCCTGCCACCCTCCCTCCTCTCTCTCCTCTTCTTCTCCTCTGCCGTTTATATTTGATTTGATGTAAACTTTCTCAAAGTACCCTTACGACAAACCGAAAAAAGATTTGGGGTTACGAACAAaatgtccgttttttttagcattagaaagaacttcgcagaagtaagcttgtggttccaaatcgcCATTTTTAGCGGTAAtgatttgaagtaaattataatgtattgaccatgctacattagataattcaataattattaacaattacagagcctgataaaaactgcacgcttgcttctgtggagttctttctaatgctaaaaaaaacgaacagtAACGTTCGTGCATAAAAGGTTTTGTCCAAGTCTCTAAGCAAGACATTATTTTTCCATGAAGTATAGATATTTTGTATAGGTAGTTATTCCGCAACTAATACCATTTTAAAATGGtattagggccagttgcaccaaccacatttgacagactgatcaacgtcagccggcgcgccccggcgctttactatgaaactttccatacatacaaatttagcgaattctttaacgatacgcacagtttggtgcaaccgacacTTAGTctacaatattatttttaacaaacagTGTAAAGTTTCAgttatttaaaatagaaatattagGTTATCTATCAGTTTGACGACACGATGACAAATCAGATTTGGAATATAAGCTcctcaaattaaaattaatacagttttacataagtatttttaaatttaggaACTAACATAGATACATACAATTTAAAATGCTACTAACAATAAACAAGTAGGTAAATTGTTCACAATATCACATAAACATAATTTCTACAGTGATGTGTCTTATACAGTCAGTGTGTTTCGCATTTTGTATCATATTACAGGGACCATAAAGATGTTATTTTGTATCATATTACAAGGACCATAAAGATGTTATTTTGTATCATATTACAGGGACCATAAAGATGTTATTTCAGAACATGCAAGTATTAAGCCAGTGGGCCAATAAACAAATAGCTATTTGTttaacaagggggcaaagtGGTTGTTTAACCCTTCGTGCTCAAATATGAAGGGTTAAACAGACTTTGCTACGGAgtgaaaaacaaaattattatagGATATTTactacacaaattgactaagccccacggtaagctcaagaaggcttgtgttgtgagtactcagacaacgatatatttatttatttctattttttatttctattcggagatccaacagctgttAACATGTTAATAGGTTTTATAGATGTGATACAaaaagccaattacaggttctcaccagtaaaatatatataatatataaatacttaaatacatacacctacacctgccagttttgcggtcgtggttgccgctcccgtattggcttatacagccatgaaaaacgttgtcgccctgcctgacactcaaacatcatcaacatttattcagcaaataggtcacaagggcacttttacacgtcaacattgaatttacatacactgtttgtatagtctgcaatagactgaaaggcctatgatgacttaaatacatagaaaacaaccatgactcaggaacaaatatcatcatatacacggtgtaacatgagtaaaccgaataattttaacagcgtattcctgatcatatttagagacaaaaatgtcctataaacttttttgaaattcgcctagtttcggagatattattaatttaaaaacaaacaagtttttattgttacatagtgtaaaaggcctttttaatgtagatgttgctgctatgggacgtaaaaatcgacaaaaaaatgtaaaaatcaattttaagtgacaagtttaccaataacatctgttttttatgtacaaatacattcaaaaaatttaaaaaacaaaacaaaaaaaaaatttttttttggcgaaattgaccttaactcatattacattttttacttcttttgacctcagaaatgcgtggttaaaattattcggtttcctcatgttacaccgtgtatatattattctcatcagtttttgaagaatataGACTCTTTACTTAAAAAAGGGAAGGGATTGGGAAGGGATTTGagaattacttattcgcacgtatatcgtacaacgttttacagcacatatggccctttaaacttttgacatacgcgcGGAAAGTGCTGTTTCcagcactagtgcgggaaagtaggaccatatgtaactttaaacaatattttctgCGAACTAACCCAATACAGTTAAAATAATCAGAACACAAAAATACACTGACtgctaaataaaatgtattaatataataagaactaggaaagtatacattaaaatatcaataattattaaactttactttGGTAACAGGATATTTTGTACTTCTAACTGtgattgtacagtcaaggaatttaaattccgacccatttcgtactttgtcacagtgacaaccgtatgaggcctctagcggctttcatattgattgtcactgtgacaaagtacgaaatgggtcggaatttaaattccttgactgtacaagaaACCTAGCTATGATGATTGACGACAACTCTGTTTTCAACTcctgcttttaatattagttgtaaattgttgttcaatacaattttcatgagtcgcgacactagagaattctagtatTAAGTAACGGTACTGATAATTcagctactcgatgctagatgtcgcctgcgaaaataatagtcgttttggaataaaaaatgatgtatactctattcttactatatttgtctatgaacagtcagcagcagaagttgctaagcgggcgaggtgttcaaaatcatctggacgcgactttattgttaagggaataagagcgtgtcaagataattgtgaacacctcgcccgcttagcaacttctgctgctgactggacAAAGTAACAAAAGGCCGAGTAAATTAGTGACCATTATTGTGAACAGCCGCTGACACCTGCAATAATTTATGACATATGATTTTTGTtgtttaagtaatttaagtatTGATTGGATATACAAATACCAACCTAGGTTAGGTAAAGGAAATACCATTAAACTATTATGTTTACAACACatttacattatacatatatactacaacttatacttaattaaaaataattctttacTTATCTTGTGTACTAGATGTATATAGGAATGTTTTAAATcatttttttgtaagattttGAGATcatttaaaagataaaaaaaattacaattattttcGCAAGACTGCACATTTTTTTCCTTTACAAGTTTACAGAAAATCATGATTAACATTATTTtgcatatttttataattagtaTCAGGTATTTCCAGGTTTAATATTTACTTTGACTGTAGAACGTTATTACATCGACGTTTCTATATAAATATAACAACTGTAGTTTACATTAAAGCTCTGCATTATTTCAAACACATCGCATTAAACCACTAAAACATACGGGAGTATTTAAACATCGCTAAACtttttagttaaaataaatctaattttATATCGTCTTCCTCTACTTTTTTTAATGTCTTATATACCTACCAGATTTTTCTATATATATGACGACGCCTCAAAGCAGTAATCATCAGTAGGTACTAATTTACCTTGTATAGCCTCGTAAGGCAATCCATACGAAATTTCCCTATTTTAGGGTTcggtacctcaaaaggaaaaaaactgaacccttataggatcactcgtgcgtctgtctgtccgactattcttcccccctttatctcagAAACTACTGCATATTATGTTACCTACAATATCAGCACAGTAGACTTATGGTACGTATGGTACggtggaagcgctggtggcctagcggtaagagcgtgcgacttgcaatccggaggtcgcgggttcaaaccctggctcataccaatgagtttttcggaacttatgtacgaaatatcatttttgatatttactagtcgcttttcggtgaaggaaaacatcgtgaggaaaccggactaatcccaataagacctagtttcccctctgggttggaaggtcagatggcagtcgctttcgtaaaaactagtgcctacgtcaaatcatgggattagttgtcaatcggaccccaggctcctattgtgagccgtggcaaaatgccgggataacgcgaggaagaagaagacttatGGTACCATTATCACTGCCTAGTAGAAGGAGCCTATTAAGCGGTAAGACAGACATACAAGTGAGCACCCCCCGGAAGGTGCCGGAGCGGAGTTTGGTGCTAGAGAAGCTGGCGTCCTGAGTAACTCGCTTGTGACACCTCTGAACGATTCAGTATGTAACTAGATACTAAAGAAAGTTGCAAAAAGATGTATCAGCACAATAGACTTATGGTACCATTATCACTGCCTAGCAATAGCAGCCTATTTAACGGCAGTACTGACATACATGTCAGTACCCCCCGGAAGGTGTCAGAGCGGAGTTTGGTGCTGGAGAAGCTGGCGTCCTGGTCGAGCGAGGTGTGCACGCCGATGCGGTTGTTGGTGGTGCCGGAGATCAGCTCGTTGTAGAACACAGATAGACAGTGGACAGGTTCCGTGGTACCTCTGGAGGAAAATGTTcaatatatacaatacaatacaatactctttattgcacacctcacgtACACGTAGCATCATTTACTTATTGCAATAAACAGCAGTCTGTTGCATTATGAACCTTGTGCAGTAGACAACAGGGTGTAAACTCACTGGAGGTGCGCGATGAGCTCTCCGTCGTCGACCTTCCACAGCGCGGTGACTTGGTCCAGCCCCGACGTGGCAGTCTGTTGCATTATGAACCTTGTGCTGTAGAGAACAAGGTGTAAACTCACTTGAGGTGCGCGATGAGCTCTCCGTCGTCGACCTTCCACAGCGCGGTGACTTGGTCCAGCCCCGACGTCAGCAGTCTGTTGCCGTCAACGGCCGCCAGTCGTAATACCTGcaatttttattgtttcaaaCGATTTATAGAATACAACACATACTCGTAAATGTTTTGATAGATGGGCAGTCGTGTAAgatgggcagtcgtgtaaaaactaTCGATTGCATAGGTTGCCGTAAAAACCTGGAGGTGATACTGTATGTACAAACGTGCCATAGTAGAGCCGTACATACCTCCCCGTCGTGCGCGCGCCAGTGTGCCCGCGGCGTGCCGGCGCGCACGTCCAGCACCACCACGTGCCCGGACGCCAGCCCACACGCCACCCACGACGCGTGCACGCACAGGCAGCGCACGAACGTGCCGGCCGGCGCTGTAGAGCCGTACATACCTCCCCGTCGTGCGCGCGCCAGTGTGCCCGCGGCGTGCCGGCGCGCGCGTCCAGCACCACCACGTGCCCGGACGCCAGCCCGCACGCCACCCACGACGCGTGCACGCACAGGCAGCGCACGAACGTGCTGGCCGGCGCTGTAGAGCCGTACATACCTCCCCGTCGTGCGCGCGCCAGTGTGCCCGCGGCGTGCCGGCGCGCGCGTCCAGCACCACCACGTGCCCGGACGCCAGCCCGCACGCCACCCACGACGCGTGCACGCACAGGCAGCGCACGAACGTGCCGGCCGGCGCTGTAGAGCCGTACATACCTCCCCGTCGTGCGCGCGCCAGTGTGCCCGCGGCGTGCCGGCGCGCACGTCCAGCACCACCACGTGCCCGGACGCCAGCCCGCACGCCACCCACGACGCGTGCACGCACAGGCAGCGCACGAACGTGCTCGCCGTCGCCGGTAACTGGAACAAGGCAGACCACTGTGAGACCATACTGTTCAACGGTGTGAACATTTTActgaacatttatttttaatatactgtcaaccggggtgaatagggatggcTGGGGTGTATAGGGTGTATATGGACAGAACTTAAAATGTATCATATGTTACAATTTGTGTGGGTACTCTTTAAGAAATTGTCaggtaaatcacattttaagttTCGTACTACGAATTATTGAATAAACGAATGAATGGTGGGTGAATGGGTGAATGGATGCAGAAATAAATGTATGTAGTTAAAATGAATGAATGTTGCATATAGTCTAAAATATTATACACAAAACACGGAGTATATTAATAATCACTAGAGTGAATATTTCTCACCTTCAGCTCGCTAGTGTAGTTACAAGCTCTAGCATCGATGACCTTGAGCGTCGCGTCCGTAGTAGTAGCTACATCTACATCACAGGAGAAGGCCCCGGGAACGTCCGCACTATGCTCACGGGCGACTTAATACTGTCCAACTGGGACACGACGTTCTCCATGAAAGGTCCCAGATATGGACGTTATTTGGACATTGTTATATTCTAGATGCTAAACGGCTCGATTTCCTAAATTTGTCCAACTTATCAGTTATTTTAGTCCGACTAAACTCCGCTCCGCATCAATTTGGCAAGAATCAGATTGTGAAAGCGACACCATAAGCGTCAAATTACATACTatgatgaatgaatgaacgaatgaatgatgggtgaatgaatgaatttttGAAGCAATGAGTGAATGAGTGAACAATGAGTGAGTGATGGATGGAGAAATTGAATGTAGAATGAATGACTAGTGAGAGTAAATCTTGCTCACCTTCAGCTCGCTGGTGTAGTTACAAGCTCTAGCATCGATGACCTTGAGCGTCGCGTCCGTAGTAGCAGCTATGATCACAGGAGAGGGCCCCGGGAACGTCCGCACTATGCTCACGGGCGACTTAATACTGTCCAACTGGGACACGACGTTCTCCATGAAAGGGTCCCAGATGTGCACGACGCTGTCGGTGGAGACGGCCAGGCGGAGGGACTCGAGGAACGTGAGGGATAACACGCCCTTCTTGTGGCCCGTGTACGTCCAGTTGCATTGGCTTGTCGCGTTGCCGTCGCCCTGGAAAACAGACG
The sequence above is a segment of the Cydia fagiglandana chromosome 9, ilCydFagi1.1, whole genome shotgun sequence genome. Coding sequences within it:
- the LOC134667710 gene encoding sodium/potassium-transporting ATPase subunit alpha-1-like, whose protein sequence is MPDTRRAKRSSVTSVQHGTEMAHALEETHHGDHCLSPQQLEALYCTSIKDGLSEGKAAELLQLHGPNALKDLHGTSYWKIFRHNFFGWFQCVLWAGAILNFIAFGTADLIDSGHGGGHNKYEYLYLGIVITVTIIGTGTFGFYVEAQNVATMSGFENLIPPNATVVRDGVIKIIPNSNIVIGDIVEMKAGETVPADVRILSCTNFSTDMSSMTGESKPVVHRTEFTNVNPLESKNMAFFTCPIVEGSARAMVVDTGENTQIGKIAGIVTGLEKVETPIAKEITRFIKIICIVAFGFGIIFFIMVYLAQRNWLSALQYMLGIILANVPEGLIVTLTVCMTLSAKQLKKKNCLAKSLQAVETLGSTSVICSDKTGTLTENRMSVSHLFCNFHIYEKTDHTHVSDPTYSELCLDASLNLRAQFAHETRMLPIAKRKIIGDASECAILRYMEDARSATQTQRENPKVAEIPFSSAWKYQVTIHRLLEVPGHPRQAYFILIMKGAPEIILERCAEIATDDGRVPLTVQLKRDLKVNFIKLANMGERVIGYCDTLLPMSQYPPDYIFDTEQRNFPLENLTFIGAISMIDPPREDIDLYINICRQAGIRVVMVTGDHPVTALAISRKCGTITQPTAYDYAFDHHIEVADVPPHVRKLFTAAVITGDDLRKMGESELKNTLTRYEEITFARTSPQQKLMIVEAFQMLKYCVAVTGDGVNDSPALKKADIGIAMGITGTEVSKKAADMILLDDNFSSIVLGVQEGRRIFDNLKKTIAYTLTSNTPEMLPFVLYAILGIPLPLTLMLILVINVGTDLLPAISLAYETSEEDIMSIPPRKLSDHLVNKYLLYMAYFQIGLIQFFAGIFSYFIVFAESGFFPSTLFFIRNNWEQKDGTVEDTLGRVWHFDDRKKIEKRAQTAYFVACCWAQIADVIICKTRRISLLKKGMTNHVLNASIVVDLLAAVIVTYVPGCNIVFGTESLPAHHFFLSLPFCLLMIVFDELRRYIIRNNLSDWVSTELYY